Proteins from a single region of Flavobacterium sp. YJ01:
- a CDS encoding prolyl oligopeptidase family serine peptidase, producing the protein MKKTFLLMAITTAGISFAQNKIKYPETKKGETVDVYFDTKVSDPYRWLEDDKSAETGAWVKAENEVTYGYLNQIPFREELKKRMEKLWNYEKIGAPYKEGQFTYFSKNNGLQNQSVVYRKDKSGKEEVFLDPNTFSKDGTTSLGGLDFSKDGSKAAYAISEGGSDWRKVIIIDAVSKKVLEDTLVDVKFSGISWHGNEGFYYSSYEKPKGSELSAKTDQHKLYFHKLGTSQKDDKVIFGADQKRRYIGGHVTEDDRYLIITAANSTYGNELYIKDLTKPNSPIVTIVDNFNAENSIIENEGTKLFIQTDYNAPNGRVVTVDAGNPKVENWKDFIKETENVLSPSTGAGYFFANYTKDAVSFVLQYDYSGKLVREIKLPAVGSAGGFGGKKNEKILYYSFTNYTTPGSIYSFEPKSGKSEVYQKPKVDFKSEDYESKQVFYTSKDGTKVPMIITYKKGTKLDGKNPTILYGYGGFNVSLTPSFSIANAVWMENGGVYAVANLRGGGEYGKKWHDAGTKLQKQNVFDDFIAAAEYLIAQKYTSSDYLAIRGGSNGGLLVGATMTQRPDLMKVALPAVGVMDMLRYNAFTAGAGWAFDYGTAQDNKEMFEYLKGYSPVHNVKKGTQYPATMVTTGDHDDRVVPAHSFKFASELQEKQAGENPVLIRIDVKAGHGAGKSVAATIQENVDIQAFTLYNMGFKALPKK; encoded by the coding sequence ATGAAAAAAACTTTTTTATTAATGGCAATCACAACTGCGGGAATTTCTTTTGCTCAAAACAAGATCAAATATCCTGAAACCAAAAAGGGAGAAACCGTTGATGTATATTTTGATACAAAAGTGAGCGATCCTTACCGCTGGCTTGAAGACGACAAATCTGCTGAAACTGGAGCTTGGGTAAAAGCTGAAAATGAGGTAACTTATGGTTACTTAAATCAAATTCCATTTCGTGAAGAACTTAAAAAACGAATGGAAAAACTTTGGAACTACGAGAAAATCGGCGCTCCATACAAAGAAGGACAATTTACATATTTTTCTAAAAATAACGGTCTTCAAAATCAATCTGTGGTGTACAGAAAAGATAAAAGCGGAAAAGAAGAGGTTTTCTTAGATCCGAATACTTTTTCTAAAGACGGAACAACTTCTCTTGGCGGTTTAGATTTTTCTAAAGATGGTAGCAAAGCTGCTTACGCAATTTCTGAAGGCGGTAGCGACTGGAGAAAAGTAATTATTATTGATGCTGTTTCTAAAAAAGTTTTAGAAGATACTTTGGTTGATGTAAAATTCAGCGGAATTTCATGGCATGGAAATGAAGGTTTCTATTACTCTAGTTATGAAAAACCAAAAGGAAGCGAATTATCTGCAAAAACAGATCAGCACAAATTGTATTTTCATAAATTAGGAACTTCTCAAAAAGATGATAAAGTGATTTTTGGTGCAGATCAGAAGAGAAGATATATTGGAGGTCACGTTACTGAAGATGATCGCTATTTGATTATTACTGCGGCGAACTCTACTTACGGAAACGAACTTTACATTAAAGACTTAACTAAACCAAATAGCCCAATTGTTACTATTGTAGATAATTTTAATGCTGAGAATTCAATCATTGAAAATGAAGGCACAAAACTATTTATACAAACAGATTACAATGCTCCTAATGGACGCGTGGTTACTGTAGATGCAGGAAATCCAAAAGTAGAAAACTGGAAAGATTTCATCAAAGAAACGGAAAATGTTTTATCTCCATCAACTGGCGCTGGATACTTTTTTGCCAATTATACAAAAGATGCGGTTTCGTTTGTATTACAATACGATTATAGCGGAAAATTAGTTCGCGAAATTAAACTTCCTGCGGTGGGATCTGCTGGCGGATTTGGCGGAAAAAAGAATGAAAAAATCTTGTATTACAGTTTCACAAATTATACAACTCCAGGAAGCATCTACTCTTTCGAACCAAAATCTGGTAAATCTGAAGTGTATCAAAAACCAAAAGTTGATTTCAAGAGTGAAGATTACGAGTCTAAACAAGTATTCTATACTTCAAAAGACGGTACAAAAGTTCCGATGATTATTACTTATAAAAAAGGAACAAAATTAGACGGTAAAAATCCAACTATCCTTTATGGTTACGGCGGATTCAATGTTAGTTTAACGCCAAGTTTTAGTATTGCAAATGCCGTTTGGATGGAAAATGGAGGCGTTTATGCCGTTGCCAATTTAAGAGGTGGTGGTGAATACGGAAAAAAATGGCATGATGCAGGAACGAAATTGCAAAAGCAAAATGTTTTTGACGATTTTATCGCTGCTGCGGAATATTTAATTGCACAAAAATATACTTCATCTGATTATTTAGCGATTCGCGGAGGTTCTAACGGAGGATTATTAGTTGGAGCAACAATGACACAGCGTCCAGATTTGATGAAAGTTGCATTACCAGCAGTTGGTGTTATGGATATGCTTCGTTACAATGCTTTTACAGCAGGTGCTGGATGGGCTTTCGATTACGGAACTGCTCAAGATAACAAAGAAATGTTCGAATATTTAAAAGGTTATTCTCCTGTTCACAATGTTAAAAAAGGAACTCAATATCCTGCTACGATGGTAACAACTGGAGATCATGATGATCGTGTTGTTCCGGCGCATAGTTTTAAATTTGCTTCTGAATTGCAAGAAAAACAAGCTGGAGAAAATCCTGTTTTAATTAGAATTGATGTTAAAGCTGGTCACGGTGCAGGAAAATCTGTTGCGGCTACAATTCAAGAAAATGTAGATATTCAAGCTTTTACGCTTTACAATATGGGTTTTAAAGCTTTACCTAAAAAGTAA
- a CDS encoding Gfo/Idh/MocA family oxidoreductase — protein sequence MKIIKWGIIGCGNVTEVKSGPAFQKAPNSALVAVMRRDASLAEDYAKRHNVPKWYSNAIDLINDPEVDAVYIATPPSSHKEYTILCAKAGKPVYVEKPMALTFEECNEMISACKEHNVPLFVAYYRRALPRFLKIKEIIDEGKLGNIRHVNCVLYHPFEARYDDEINLPWTVLPHISGGGIFVDLACHTLDFLDFILGPIKSVRGHATSQLKAYPAEDTVSMSFLFENGIHGSGIWNFASFERYDNTEIVGDKGKISFSTFGNDPIHIQYTNGEKESITIENPLHIQQPFIETVMAELLGKEGASASKGISGARTTWVIDQVLKEFRASSK from the coding sequence ATGAAAATTATAAAATGGGGAATTATTGGATGCGGTAATGTAACAGAAGTAAAAAGCGGACCAGCATTTCAAAAAGCTCCAAATTCTGCTTTAGTTGCTGTTATGCGAAGAGATGCATCACTTGCCGAAGATTACGCCAAACGCCACAATGTACCAAAATGGTATTCGAATGCTATAGATTTAATAAATGATCCAGAAGTTGATGCCGTTTATATTGCTACTCCTCCATCTTCTCATAAAGAATACACCATTTTATGCGCCAAAGCCGGAAAACCAGTTTATGTAGAAAAACCAATGGCTTTAACTTTTGAAGAATGTAACGAAATGATTTCTGCTTGCAAAGAGCATAATGTTCCGTTATTTGTTGCATATTATAGAAGAGCCTTGCCTCGATTTTTAAAAATTAAAGAAATAATTGACGAAGGCAAATTAGGAAACATTAGACATGTAAACTGTGTTTTATATCATCCTTTTGAAGCGCGTTACGATGACGAAATCAATCTTCCTTGGACTGTGTTGCCTCATATTTCTGGGGGCGGAATTTTTGTTGATTTAGCATGTCATACTTTAGATTTTCTAGATTTTATTCTAGGTCCGATAAAATCTGTGCGCGGACATGCAACTTCTCAGTTAAAAGCTTATCCTGCCGAAGATACCGTTTCAATGTCATTCTTATTTGAAAACGGAATTCATGGATCTGGAATATGGAATTTTGCCAGTTTTGAGCGTTACGACAACACCGAAATTGTAGGTGATAAAGGAAAAATTTCTTTCTCTACTTTTGGAAATGACCCAATACACATTCAATATACAAATGGAGAAAAAGAAAGTATTACAATAGAAAATCCCCTTCACATTCAACAACCTTTTATCGAAACTGTAATGGCGGAACTTTTAGGAAAAGAAGGTGCTTCGGCTTCAAAAGGAATTTCTGGAGCCAGAACAACTTGGGTTATTGATCAGGTTTTGAAGGAGTTTAGAGCATCTTCTAAATAA
- a CDS encoding outer membrane beta-barrel protein has protein sequence MKKNLFLLGMLVCSMATMAQTEKADKPESWYFKLGGSYFNQTASTEFPTVGGNAALDRTYVGGKLVSEKSVTGSFGQGFRTGVTAGYRFSTRLGVELGVNYYTSNDKKMAQTTSDVPITPSGVYSFKSVGQITAFDLAPAIVMFLGESHGFEPYTKVGVLVPVHGDLEITSDAYAPIAFSPTGTPTAFGNVHSVDKVKPNPTIGFTAAVGTTFKLTSHLSAFAELEYRNFTVHGKTKETTEFTVNGNDALATRTTAQIHTNYRDKLDVNSNNALFNPNTATPDQRDTTRPNEAMDELSSYVGISGLGLTLGIKYSL, from the coding sequence ATGAAAAAGAACCTATTTTTATTAGGAATGCTAGTTTGCTCTATGGCAACGATGGCGCAAACAGAAAAGGCGGACAAACCAGAAAGCTGGTATTTCAAATTAGGTGGATCTTATTTTAACCAAACAGCTTCAACAGAATTTCCAACTGTAGGTGGAAATGCTGCATTAGATAGAACATATGTAGGAGGGAAATTAGTTTCTGAAAAAAGTGTTACAGGTTCGTTTGGACAAGGTTTCAGAACTGGCGTAACTGCAGGATATCGTTTTTCTACACGTCTTGGAGTAGAATTAGGAGTTAATTACTACACTAGTAATGACAAGAAAATGGCACAAACGACATCTGATGTTCCAATTACACCAAGTGGAGTTTATAGTTTTAAATCAGTAGGTCAAATTACTGCTTTTGATTTAGCACCGGCAATTGTAATGTTTTTAGGAGAATCTCATGGTTTTGAACCATATACTAAAGTTGGGGTTTTAGTACCTGTTCATGGTGATTTAGAAATTACTTCTGATGCGTATGCTCCAATTGCTTTTAGTCCAACAGGAACTCCAACAGCTTTTGGAAATGTTCACAGCGTTGATAAAGTAAAACCAAATCCAACAATTGGATTTACTGCTGCTGTAGGTACAACTTTTAAATTGACTTCACATCTTTCTGCATTTGCAGAATTAGAGTATCGTAACTTTACTGTTCACGGAAAAACAAAGGAGACTACAGAATTTACGGTAAATGGTAATGATGCTTTGGCAACGAGAACTACAGCTCAAATCCACACAAATTACAGAGATAAATTAGATGTTAATTCTAACAATGCTTTATTTAATCCTAACACAGCAACTCCTGATCAAAGAGATACTACAAGACCTAACGAGGCAATGGACGAATTAAGTTCTTATGTTGGAATCTCTGGTTTAGGACTAACATTAGGTATCAAATACAGTCTATAA